One stretch of Paenibacillus sp. FSL R5-0341 DNA includes these proteins:
- a CDS encoding multidrug efflux SMR transporter, protein MTNSHAYLGWVLLALAIGLELSATILLKVSDGFSRLWPSIMMFVCYGASFTFLNFAVKYMPLAVAYAIWSGVGITLIGVVGHYYFGERLRLTSMVWIGFILIGIIGLKWSDS, encoded by the coding sequence ATGACGAACAGTCACGCTTACTTGGGCTGGGTTCTGTTGGCTCTGGCCATCGGGCTGGAGCTGAGTGCTACTATTTTGCTAAAAGTATCGGATGGATTCTCACGGTTATGGCCTTCGATTATGATGTTTGTATGTTATGGCGCAAGCTTTACGTTTCTGAATTTTGCAGTGAAGTATATGCCGCTGGCTGTAGCCTATGCGATCTGGTCTGGGGTGGGCATCACGCTCATTGGCGTCGTAGGGCATTACTATTTCGGTGAACGTCTGCGGCTCACGTCGATGGTATGGATCGGTTTTATTCTGATTGGCATTATTGGACTGAAATGGAGTGATTCTTGA